The Mercurialis annua linkage group LG7, ddMerAnnu1.2, whole genome shotgun sequence genome includes the window ACCAATAATGGTAGTCattccttattttattttaattaaatataggaaataattagatattatttattttacttttttttattggttAAAATCAATGAAATACATGTTAATCTTAAATTTATCGtgaattaagaattaaaaataaataaaaatagattgtTTAGAAGCTATAATGTTTTTTAATAGTTCTTTTATAGTATGTCTTCTTATATGATGATTTTATTTGTCactttgtaaaaaatttatttattccgttatatataaacaaattcatgatttttttttcgaaaTATGGTTGAATTGGATGTCATGAGTATTGTTAATTATCAATTTGCATGTGATGCATAAATTTTGACCGGAAACGACAATtaattagcaaaataatttgataatttcacAAATTCTaagtttttgatatttcgtgagAACATAGGGGTttaaatgatcctttgttcaaatcAAACCCAAACCCAACAATCTTGTTATAATGTAATGACGTGTCCACTTCACCTAAACCAAATCGCCAACATTTTCTTCCACCACCAACACAAACAACAAATCTAAAATGGCAGCAACAGACATTGCATTACAAGCAGTAATTCTGTTACTAACCCTAGCAATGTTCATAGCACTTCAATATTTCCCCAAACAAGCCCTTAACAGACTCCGAACCAAAAACCGAACCGCCCTCCAATCCAATCGCCACTTCCTTCAATCCACTCAGTTCCTCTCCAAAGCTAAATCAACCTCCAGTAAATCCCAATCTCAAACCCTAGCTAAAAACGCACTCCTCGAAGCCGAAACGGCGATCACTTTATCTCCTCGCGATCCGGCGCCGTTGATTCTCAAAGCGTTAGCTCTCGATCTCCTCGGCCACAAGGCGTCGGCGGTGAAATCGCTTGATTTGGCGCTTTCTGCTCCGCGCGTGAATTCGCTCTCCGATAGGGATCGTGGCGATGCGCTTGTGAAGAGAGGTGAGCTGAAGATGGCGGTGAATCGGAGACGGCGAGTTGACTCAGCGATTGAGGATTTAGAAGAAGCGGTTAGACTGAGCGGTGAAAGTGAGAGAGTGTTTTGTTTGTTGGGCCAGTGTTATGAGTCGAAAGGTGTAAAGGAGGAGGCTAGACTTGCTTATGAGAAGGCTTTAAAGGCCCATCCTAAATCAGTTTTGGCTCTTGAAGGTTTGGGCCGGTTGGGCTTGTGAATTGTAATTGGTAGGTTGTAACACTTCTGAATTGTAGGGGAATTTTTTTGAGAAATGTACACAAGGTCTATTACCTATTTTAAAAGAACAGTTTACATTTATACCACTGATTTAGAATTTTTATCCTTTAAGATTATTACTATTTCTAATACTTATCTCACTAGCAACAATAAcagtaaaatgaatttaaataaataaataatacaattcTATGAAAGAGAATTAATGGGGCAGTCAAACAGGAGAGAAATTCGAAGGTAGActtagtctaccacgtcatccgtggactaaacctattatattatgacacgtcattaaaataatgacactatcgtaatattcctattcaaaagtgtaaataaatgtataataaatataaaaatgtattCACGGGGGAACACTTCCATTaacggacaaaaataccctctacatattttatccaagttgatATTCCTAATTGTGACACATAAGAATATTTGTgcttaacaaataaaaagatgacattcctaatccataaaggaaacattaaaaataattatcgcagtagctaccattatgtattaaatttctaattctAAAAAGAATTATGCAACAACtatcattatgtgttaaattcctgatcctaaaagaaattatacatatatatcactatatataaaagaataggacgagtttcattaatattaaataattatattataatatttgtgttaaaactttgatattttttatatttattagttacttactatgaaaaataatataaatttgcttcaatcatattatcatttttttaataacaatatcaaaaattaaatctattgcttgattctaactttttaatattttcaataaaagaaattaaaattttataaaataattaaataaaaaaaatacaagtctaataaaatttaaataataatatattattaaaaagatatacaattataatattaaataacgagtcatatagatatcgttaacgtgcgtagcacgtggccacAAAAACTAGTAGttataaaatactattttaatggactttttaattttaaaaataaaaataaagagtttgttTGGATCTCCATATCTAGATTGCAAATAAACTCTTTATcgtaaaaaatacaacatgttGAATATCTCCATTACTTCCTTAATATTCGGAAGAAAAAGATCAGGTATTCTTCTATTTCTTTTATCGCCTTCTTACTGCAAAACCAGTGCCACAATCTGTATTaagttttgatttcttttccCTTCCTTTGATCAACATAAAAAACTCATACCTAGACAAGAGATTGACT containing:
- the LOC126655460 gene encoding uncharacterized protein LOC126655460, with translation MAATDIALQAVILLLTLAMFIALQYFPKQALNRLRTKNRTALQSNRHFLQSTQFLSKAKSTSSKSQSQTLAKNALLEAETAITLSPRDPAPLILKALALDLLGHKASAVKSLDLALSAPRVNSLSDRDRGDALVKRGELKMAVNRRRRVDSAIEDLEEAVRLSGESERVFCLLGQCYESKGVKEEARLAYEKALKAHPKSVLALEGLGRLGL